The Budorcas taxicolor isolate Tak-1 chromosome 18, Takin1.1, whole genome shotgun sequence genome window below encodes:
- the CNFN gene encoding cornifelin, producing the protein MQFEMHDNVKGKAMSYPVTSQPQSASTCYQTQLSDWHTGLTDCCNDMPVCLCGTFAPLCLACRISDDFGECCCTPYLPGGLHSLRTGMRERYRIQGSVGKDWAALTFCLPCALCQMARELKIRE; encoded by the exons ATGCAGTTTGAGATGCACGACAACGTGAAAGGCAAAG CCATGTCCTACCCAGTGACCAGTCAGCCCCAAAGCGCCAGCACCTGCTACCAGACCCAGCTCAGTGACTGGCACACCGGCCTCACGGACTGCTGCAACGACATGCCCGTCT GTCTGTGCGGCACCTTCGCCCCCCTGTGCCTCGCCTGCCGCATCTCCGACGACTTCGGCGAGTGCTGCTGCACGCCCTACCTGCCGGGAGGCCTGCACTCGCTGCGCACCGGCATGCGCGAGCGCTACCGCATCCAG gGCTCCGTCGGGAAGGACTGGGCGGCCCTCACCTTTTGTTTGCCCTGCGCCCTCTGTCAGATGGCACGGGAACTGAAGATCCGAGAGTAA